The proteins below are encoded in one region of Candidatus Eremiobacterota bacterium:
- a CDS encoding dihydropteroate synthase: MLFIGERINGMFKGVRKAIQERDKKAIQELAHEQMEHGAACLDVNVGPAAADAREAMEWLVMTIQEAGEFPLAIDSPKPEVLEAGLRLCRAKPMINSTTADPGKMEVLLALAKKYGASVIGLCMDAKGVPADVDGRVELAATIFATAVQEHGLPPGDVYLDPLILPVNVTQDTPWKVLESIKTIRSLDEPPPHVIIGLSNVSQKCSNRELINRTYLAMAMGAGLDAVICDVLDRDLVNTAVTARILLNRDIYCDSFLEAYRSCAK, translated from the coding sequence ATGCTCTTTATAGGGGAGAGAATAAACGGTATGTTCAAGGGAGTGCGGAAAGCAATCCAGGAGAGGGACAAGAAGGCGATACAGGAACTGGCGCATGAGCAGATGGAGCATGGAGCAGCCTGCCTTGACGTGAATGTGGGTCCCGCGGCCGCCGATGCCCGCGAGGCCATGGAATGGCTGGTGATGACCATCCAGGAGGCCGGCGAGTTCCCCCTCGCCATTGACAGCCCGAAGCCCGAGGTCCTTGAGGCAGGCCTCCGCCTCTGCAGGGCAAAGCCAATGATTAACTCCACAACGGCCGATCCCGGGAAAATGGAGGTCCTCCTTGCCCTGGCAAAAAAATACGGCGCTTCAGTTATCGGCCTCTGCATGGACGCCAAGGGAGTTCCTGCCGACGTTGACGGTCGCGTGGAGCTTGCCGCGACGATATTTGCCACGGCCGTGCAGGAGCATGGCCTTCCCCCCGGCGATGTCTATCTTGATCCCCTCATACTGCCTGTAAACGTCACGCAGGACACACCCTGGAAGGTCCTCGAGTCGATAAAAACCATCCGCTCCCTCGATGAGCCGCCTCCCCATGTGATCATAGGCCTCTCCAATGTCTCCCAGAAATGCAGCAACAGGGAGCTCATCAACCGCACGTATCTTGCGATGGCGATGGGAGCGGGACTTGACGCGGTAATCTGCGATGTCCTGGACAGGGATCTTGTCAACACTGCCGTTACCGCCAGGATTCTGCTGAACCGGGACATCTACTGCGACTCCTTTCTCGAGGCATACCGGAGCTGCGCAAAGTAA
- the rlmD gene encoding 23S rRNA (uracil(1939)-C(5))-methyltransferase RlmD produces the protein MREEQTSSRGRKERPLNAGGAPFREGERITIQLGSIASGGDAVGRNGDFVFFVPYGVPGDIVTIQVTEKRKSYARGEIALVERPSRDRVEPPCPHFFQCGGCQFQHISYEAQRAIKKNLVIEALERIGRLSPVNVRDLEEGTAIWHYRNKVQCVVGGSPAKKDEKGEFRLGLYARKSHRVVDLGECLIQHPLNNKVLASVRDLLPHTGWTWYREDRHCGHIRHVMSRASQWSNEVVVTLVASKVSLAGIDAFAGKLLKRVPEIRGVVLNVNSSRTNVILGREQHVIAGSETLVEKVKDLEFSISPLSFFQVNIQGLVDILEVVERYACLEGNERVLDLFCGVGLFSLALARKAREVHGVDEVGEAIENAIENARRNGIENVRFTAGKAEETVRGLMSGGADLVILDPPRSGARREVLEALADPGVPRIVYVSCNPATLARDLGLLCGKGYRLVEVQPLDMFPHTGQVEAVAYLEKSCRY, from the coding sequence TTGAGGGAGGAACAAACGTCATCCAGGGGGCGTAAAGAAAGGCCTCTCAATGCAGGCGGAGCGCCCTTCAGGGAAGGTGAGCGCATCACCATTCAACTGGGATCGATAGCCTCGGGAGGCGACGCTGTCGGCAGGAATGGTGATTTTGTTTTTTTCGTGCCCTATGGTGTGCCGGGCGACATCGTCACCATCCAGGTGACGGAGAAGCGGAAGAGTTATGCCAGGGGAGAGATAGCCCTTGTCGAAAGGCCCTCCCGTGACAGGGTGGAGCCTCCATGCCCGCACTTCTTCCAGTGCGGAGGGTGCCAGTTCCAGCACATCTCCTATGAAGCCCAGAGAGCCATAAAAAAAAATCTTGTGATTGAAGCCCTTGAAAGGATCGGGAGGCTCTCACCGGTGAACGTGAGAGACCTCGAGGAAGGCACTGCAATCTGGCATTACAGGAACAAGGTGCAGTGCGTCGTCGGGGGCTCGCCGGCGAAGAAGGATGAAAAAGGAGAGTTCCGTCTCGGGCTCTATGCCCGGAAAAGTCATCGAGTGGTGGACCTTGGCGAGTGTCTCATCCAGCACCCCCTTAATAACAAGGTTCTCGCATCAGTAAGGGATCTTCTTCCTCACACAGGATGGACATGGTACAGGGAAGACAGGCACTGCGGCCACATAAGGCACGTGATGTCCCGTGCAAGCCAGTGGAGCAATGAAGTCGTGGTGACCCTTGTAGCCAGTAAGGTGAGCCTCGCCGGCATCGATGCCTTTGCCGGAAAGCTCCTCAAGAGAGTGCCTGAGATCAGGGGAGTGGTGCTGAATGTCAACAGCAGCAGGACCAACGTGATTCTGGGCCGTGAGCAGCATGTGATTGCCGGCAGTGAGACTCTTGTAGAGAAAGTGAAGGATCTCGAGTTTTCCATCTCGCCTCTCAGTTTTTTCCAGGTGAACATTCAGGGGCTCGTGGATATTCTTGAGGTGGTGGAGCGCTATGCATGCCTGGAGGGAAATGAAAGGGTGCTGGATCTCTTCTGCGGCGTGGGCCTCTTTTCACTGGCCCTCGCCCGGAAGGCCCGGGAGGTCCATGGGGTCGATGAAGTGGGTGAAGCCATTGAAAATGCAATTGAAAACGCAAGGCGCAACGGGATAGAGAACGTGCGCTTCACTGCAGGGAAGGCCGAGGAGACAGTCAGGGGCCTTATGAGCGGTGGCGCAGACCTTGTCATACTTGATCCTCCAAGAAGCGGTGCCCGGAGAGAGGTTCTCGAGGCCCTTGCCGATCCCGGTGTGCCAAGGATTGTCTATGTATCCTGCAACCCTGCGACTCTTGCCCGTGATCTTGGGCTCCTTTGCGGAAAAGGATATCGCCTTGTCGAGGTGCAGCCCCTCGATATGTTTCCCCATACGGGCCAGGTCGAGGCGGTGGCGTACCTTGAAAAATCTTGCCGATATTAG
- the acsC gene encoding acetyl-CoA decarbonylase/synthase complex subunit gamma gives MALTGMQVFKLLPRTNCGDCGFPKCLAFGMAVASGKADPSLCPHLSPDAENTLEEASSPPIRPVVIGTGEHSVTVGNETVLFRHEETFYNPTAFAVMLEDTMEISDLRHALDHIGMLQFERAGSLMKVNLVALRHGSAGIEAFTETALAIREALPLPLILMCSDMGAMESALDRIGGSRPLIDCLVPELIPAAAALAEKHHCPLVARAAALDEMAAVTESLKGRGIRDLVLSLPSLSLSEELAGQVHVRRLALKKSLRSLGYPTIASFRDGDGDYGYLQSAASLTRYASVIILPSWDPAPLLPLLTLRQNIYTDPQKPIQVAPGIYQIGSVSDRSPVLVTTNFSLTYFVVSGEIEASKIPSYLLVVDTDGTSVLTAWAADKFNGPIIGGAIEKYGIGEKVKHRTIVLPGHVAILSGAVNEASGWNALGGPREASGIPSYLKQRGPSWQ, from the coding sequence ATGGCACTGACGGGCATGCAGGTATTCAAGCTCCTGCCTAGAACCAATTGCGGCGACTGCGGGTTTCCCAAGTGCCTGGCCTTTGGCATGGCTGTCGCTTCAGGCAAGGCCGATCCCTCGCTCTGCCCCCACCTCTCACCTGACGCGGAGAACACCCTGGAAGAGGCGTCATCGCCTCCTATCCGCCCCGTGGTGATTGGCACGGGGGAACATTCCGTCACCGTGGGCAATGAGACAGTCCTCTTCCGCCACGAGGAGACCTTCTACAACCCCACAGCCTTTGCGGTCATGCTGGAAGACACCATGGAAATCAGCGACCTCAGGCATGCCCTTGATCACATCGGGATGCTCCAGTTTGAAAGGGCCGGATCGCTGATGAAGGTCAACCTCGTGGCGCTCCGCCATGGATCAGCAGGCATCGAGGCTTTCACTGAGACAGCCCTGGCAATACGAGAGGCTCTTCCTCTCCCCCTCATCCTCATGTGCAGCGACATGGGCGCGATGGAATCAGCTCTTGACCGCATAGGGGGAAGCCGCCCCCTCATCGACTGCCTCGTGCCTGAGCTGATTCCCGCGGCGGCAGCTCTTGCGGAGAAGCATCACTGCCCTCTTGTGGCGCGGGCCGCAGCGCTTGATGAAATGGCGGCCGTCACCGAGAGCCTCAAGGGCAGGGGCATCAGGGACCTGGTGCTCTCCCTTCCCTCCCTGTCCCTCTCGGAAGAACTGGCAGGCCAGGTCCACGTGAGAAGGCTCGCTTTGAAAAAGAGCCTCAGGTCCCTGGGCTATCCCACCATTGCCTCATTCAGGGACGGGGACGGCGACTACGGTTACCTGCAGTCGGCGGCAAGCCTTACAAGGTATGCTTCGGTCATAATTCTGCCTTCATGGGATCCCGCTCCCCTTCTCCCCCTCCTCACCCTGCGGCAGAACATCTACACCGATCCCCAGAAGCCAATCCAGGTAGCTCCAGGCATCTATCAGATCGGGAGCGTGTCAGATCGTTCGCCCGTGCTTGTCACCACCAACTTCTCTCTCACTTATTTCGTCGTCTCAGGAGAGATAGAGGCAAGCAAGATACCTTCATACCTCCTGGTCGTTGATACCGACGGGACTTCAGTGCTCACCGCCTGGGCCGCCGACAAGTTCAACGGGCCCATTATTGGCGGAGCCATAGAGAAATACGGCATAGGGGAAAAAGTGAAGCACCGTACCATCGTTCTCCCGGGACATGTGGCGATACTCTCGGGCGCAGTCAATGAAGCCTCGGGGTGGAACGCCCTGGGGGGGCCGCGGGAAGCCTCGGGAATCCCTTCATACCTGAAACAGCGGGGGCCTTCGTGGCAGTAA
- a CDS encoding ASKHA domain-containing protein, with amino-acid sequence MSKECKVVFLPSGKTVNVPRGESLLAAARLASIPVESLCGGQGTCGKCIVTVCEGQIKLNEPYCDGCDSMARPYVRACRAEVLSDLTVELPPGSLSVDIPAAPPGILAHRVDEPLSSISALALQPPSERDNSADLERLGAALRKCHGASSFSPAPGFLRDLPESLRKWHWKTRAVLTGPQTSRELIALLPPEGPAGHWGLAVDLGTTTVSSALVDMETGQISRIATILNPQLTYGADVISRIIHASRPGGLEELQAVIREGVNRLIASLCAACGAEEESIYSVMVSGNTTMLHLLYGADPAYLRREPYVPAATSFPTLKAGELGISVHRHAILAAVPGVSSYVGGDITAGIIASAMHRDSAVCLLMDLGTNGEVALGNSEWLLSASCSAGPAFEGGGISCGMRAATGAIEKAEFRRSSQRFSFSVYGGGQPMGICGSGLIDIAAGLFRHGIIDRAGRFRKDDSLVASCTGDGGKAYPLISRRQGAARSLSISEADLENLIRSKGALYSGASVLLGKMGLSFADVELFYIGGGFGSFLNIENAVTIGLLPDIPRERFVFLGNSSLGGAIAMLVSGTARREAEEVARRMTTIELSLDPDFMNGYTASLFLPHTDESLFPGVLESLKRIATKEL; translated from the coding sequence ATGAGCAAAGAATGCAAGGTGGTATTTCTCCCTTCAGGCAAGACCGTGAATGTCCCCCGGGGCGAGAGCCTTCTCGCCGCGGCCCGCCTTGCATCCATCCCTGTGGAGAGCCTCTGCGGCGGCCAGGGAACCTGCGGGAAATGCATTGTCACTGTCTGCGAGGGCCAGATTAAGCTTAACGAGCCTTACTGCGACGGCTGCGACAGCATGGCACGGCCTTATGTCCGCGCATGCCGCGCGGAAGTCCTTTCAGATCTTACAGTGGAGCTGCCACCCGGCAGCCTTTCCGTTGATATCCCGGCAGCGCCTCCCGGAATTCTTGCCCACAGGGTCGATGAGCCCCTCTCCTCCATAAGTGCCCTTGCACTTCAGCCCCCCTCGGAGAGAGACAATTCAGCAGACCTCGAGAGACTCGGCGCAGCCTTGAGAAAGTGCCACGGGGCTTCCTCATTCTCCCCTGCTCCCGGATTCCTCAGGGACCTGCCTGAAAGCCTCAGGAAATGGCATTGGAAGACCAGGGCAGTGCTCACAGGCCCGCAGACCTCGCGGGAGCTTATTGCCCTTCTCCCTCCTGAAGGGCCTGCCGGGCACTGGGGGCTCGCGGTGGACCTCGGGACAACCACAGTGTCATCAGCCCTTGTCGATATGGAGACAGGCCAGATAAGCCGCATCGCCACCATACTCAATCCCCAGCTTACTTACGGTGCCGATGTCATATCCAGAATCATCCACGCCTCGAGACCCGGGGGCCTTGAGGAACTGCAGGCAGTCATCAGGGAGGGCGTCAACAGGCTCATAGCATCCCTCTGCGCCGCCTGCGGAGCGGAGGAGGAATCCATATACAGCGTGATGGTCTCCGGGAATACCACTATGCTTCACCTTCTTTACGGCGCCGATCCGGCCTACCTGCGCAGGGAGCCTTATGTCCCCGCCGCCACTTCCTTTCCCACCCTGAAAGCCGGCGAGCTGGGAATCTCCGTACACCGCCACGCGATCCTGGCAGCCGTCCCCGGCGTGAGCAGCTATGTGGGCGGCGATATCACCGCCGGTATCATTGCCTCGGCAATGCACAGGGACAGCGCCGTCTGCCTTCTCATGGACCTTGGGACCAACGGCGAGGTGGCCCTGGGGAACAGCGAGTGGCTCCTTTCGGCCTCCTGCTCGGCAGGGCCTGCCTTTGAAGGGGGAGGGATATCCTGCGGGATGAGAGCTGCCACAGGCGCCATTGAGAAGGCGGAATTCCGGAGATCTTCACAGCGGTTCAGTTTTTCAGTTTACGGAGGCGGGCAGCCCATGGGAATCTGCGGCTCGGGCCTTATAGATATCGCTGCCGGGCTCTTCCGCCATGGAATCATTGATCGCGCCGGGAGATTCAGGAAAGACGACAGCCTGGTCGCGTCGTGCACCGGTGACGGCGGGAAGGCATATCCCCTCATTTCCCGCCGCCAGGGCGCCGCCCGCTCCCTTTCAATAAGCGAGGCTGACCTTGAGAACCTCATAAGATCCAAGGGAGCCCTCTATTCAGGCGCCAGCGTTCTTCTGGGGAAAATGGGCCTCTCCTTTGCCGATGTGGAGCTTTTTTACATCGGCGGGGGCTTCGGGAGCTTCCTGAACATAGAAAATGCCGTTACCATAGGGCTTCTTCCCGATATCCCCCGTGAGCGGTTTGTTTTCCTGGGAAACAGCTCCCTGGGCGGGGCCATCGCCATGCTTGTCAGCGGCACTGCAAGGCGCGAGGCGGAAGAGGTGGCTCGTCGAATGACCACAATAGAGCTTTCCCTGGATCCCGATTTCATGAACGGCTACACGGCATCACTTTTTCTCCCCCACACCGATGAAAGCCTTTTCCCTGGAGTCTTGGAGAGTCTGAAGAGGATCGCCACAAAGGAACTTTAA
- the cdhD gene encoding CO dehydrogenase/acetyl-CoA synthase subunit delta, whose translation METYKEQWTGKVLEVTIGATAAEGGTRVAAVRIGGETTLPFYLFEGEMPHMPVIAMEIFDRPPHDAPGALAEVFSDVWDDAARWAEKCVASFGAEMICLNLISTKPDEEDSGPGEARETVRRVLGAVKVPLVIRGPGVAEKDNLIIPAVSEEAKGERVLLGAAVQENYREAVRTALANGHCLIAESPIDINIAKQTNILLGDEGLPLDRVVMDPTTGGLGYGLEYTYSIMERARIAALGGDRVLGCPFVNFVGYEAWHAKEAKADNPQWGERNRRGALWEAMTALAFLQAGSDLLVMHHPAAVSLVRKAILDLRGGTSTR comes from the coding sequence GTGGAGACTTACAAGGAGCAATGGACCGGGAAAGTTCTGGAAGTAACCATCGGCGCCACGGCTGCCGAAGGAGGTACGCGCGTGGCCGCCGTGAGGATCGGAGGAGAGACTACCCTTCCTTTCTATCTCTTTGAGGGCGAAATGCCCCATATGCCTGTCATCGCCATGGAGATTTTTGACAGGCCGCCCCATGATGCCCCCGGGGCCCTGGCGGAGGTTTTTTCCGATGTCTGGGACGACGCGGCGCGGTGGGCGGAAAAATGCGTGGCCTCCTTCGGAGCGGAGATGATATGCCTGAACCTCATCTCCACGAAGCCCGACGAGGAAGACAGCGGCCCCGGCGAGGCACGTGAGACAGTCCGCAGAGTTCTCGGGGCGGTAAAAGTCCCCCTGGTGATAAGGGGCCCCGGCGTGGCGGAAAAGGACAACCTCATCATTCCTGCCGTGAGCGAGGAGGCAAAGGGGGAGCGCGTGCTTCTGGGCGCCGCAGTGCAGGAGAATTACAGGGAGGCCGTGCGCACCGCCCTTGCCAACGGGCACTGCCTCATAGCGGAGTCCCCGATAGACATCAATATCGCGAAGCAGACAAATATACTGCTCGGTGACGAGGGGCTCCCCCTCGACAGGGTCGTGATGGATCCCACGACAGGCGGCCTCGGATACGGCCTTGAATACACCTATTCAATCATGGAGCGGGCCAGAATAGCGGCCCTCGGGGGAGACAGAGTCCTGGGGTGCCCCTTTGTGAACTTTGTGGGCTACGAGGCCTGGCATGCAAAAGAGGCCAAAGCCGACAATCCCCAGTGGGGAGAGAGAAACCGCCGCGGTGCCCTCTGGGAGGCAATGACTGCCCTGGCATTCCTTCAGGCCGGCTCCGATCTCCTTGTGATGCACCATCCTGCGGCGGTCTCCCTTGTCCGCAAGGCCATTCTGGACCTCAGAGGCGGGACTTCCACGCGATAA
- a CDS encoding AAA family ATPase produces MPLLFDERSNTVHSEARKISSQAGHFYVGAEHLALAAVEVDMPLRNALTNLGLDKNLFREKVIELATPGDKDCIPPNPIESPRYKKVLRNCEKVAISTKSYRIEPAHIFITILQERRGVTILALNELGFDSAACETSLIEAFKGGVFSGSVSPGAHHHHKAAEKKDEKKEPKLLAQYARNLIELARSGKMDPVVGRNDEIRRVLQIITRKGKNNPVLIGEAGVGKTAVIFGLAQRIAEGKVPDMIKDRILLDLPMASIVAGAKHRGEFEERLQQIMKEVSENPDIIIFIDEIHTIVGAGDSKGGMDAGNILKPMLARGEFPVIGATTIDEYRKYIETDPALERRFQPVLVNEPSEEDTLLILKGLLERYEKHHGVKFTDKALLAAVKLSVRYLPDRNLPDKAIDLIDEAAAKVRMRSVSISDGESPTFEVNDEAIAEVVALWTGIPVSKLTSEEKERLLNLEEHMKVRVVGQDEAVKIVAQTIRMVRMGLGNPNRPGGIFLFLGPTGVGKTELAKTLADFMFGSEKEMIRLDMSEYMEKHAISRLIGSPPGYVGHDEEGQLTKAVRTKPYSVVLLDEVEKAHPEVFDLFLQVFDDGRLTDAKGRTVNFTNTIIILTSNIGTSKVDKDGNTRLLETGDPQVREEVFKELRKAFRPEFINRIDEIIIFNPLGRESLKNIVEISIREVMKRVKEKGITLDLEESAYDLFLRMGYNPAYGARPLKRAIQTYLSKPLAEKMLTLGEAFTGTILVRAPEGEERVEFEVLGEPAGIPAGTIAGEGEPQRPPGGLPGDLKTDGGTMIGGPDEG; encoded by the coding sequence ATGCCCTTGCTTTTTGACGAGCGGAGCAACACCGTGCACAGTGAAGCACGGAAAATAAGCAGCCAGGCGGGGCATTTCTACGTGGGCGCAGAGCACCTCGCCCTTGCCGCCGTCGAGGTGGATATGCCCCTCAGGAATGCCCTTACCAATCTTGGCCTTGACAAGAATCTCTTCAGGGAGAAGGTCATAGAGCTCGCCACGCCGGGCGACAAGGACTGCATCCCGCCCAACCCCATTGAGTCGCCCCGTTACAAGAAGGTGCTCAGGAACTGCGAGAAGGTGGCCATCTCCACGAAATCCTACAGGATTGAGCCCGCACACATCTTTATCACCATTCTCCAGGAGCGCAGGGGCGTCACCATCCTGGCCCTCAACGAGCTTGGCTTCGACAGCGCGGCCTGCGAGACAAGTCTCATTGAAGCCTTTAAAGGCGGTGTTTTTTCAGGGAGCGTCTCTCCCGGTGCCCACCACCACCACAAGGCGGCGGAGAAGAAGGATGAAAAGAAGGAGCCGAAGCTCCTGGCCCAGTATGCGAGGAACCTTATCGAGCTTGCCCGGTCGGGCAAGATGGACCCTGTCGTGGGCCGCAATGACGAGATTAGGCGCGTGCTCCAGATCATCACCAGAAAGGGCAAGAACAACCCCGTGCTGATAGGCGAGGCGGGCGTCGGCAAGACGGCGGTGATCTTCGGCCTGGCCCAGCGCATCGCTGAAGGGAAGGTTCCCGACATGATCAAGGACAGGATTCTGCTTGATCTGCCCATGGCGAGCATCGTAGCCGGCGCCAAGCACCGCGGGGAGTTCGAGGAGCGCCTCCAGCAGATAATGAAGGAGGTCTCGGAAAATCCGGATATCATCATATTCATTGACGAGATCCATACCATTGTCGGTGCCGGCGACTCCAAGGGCGGCATGGACGCGGGGAACATCCTGAAGCCGATGCTGGCCCGCGGCGAGTTCCCTGTCATCGGCGCCACGACCATCGACGAGTACAGGAAATATATTGAAACTGACCCGGCCCTGGAGCGACGCTTTCAGCCGGTCCTGGTCAATGAGCCCTCGGAGGAGGACACTCTCCTCATCCTGAAGGGGCTTCTTGAGCGCTATGAAAAGCATCACGGCGTGAAGTTCACCGACAAGGCGCTCCTCGCGGCGGTAAAGCTCTCGGTGAGATACCTCCCGGACAGGAACCTCCCCGATAAGGCAATAGACCTCATAGATGAGGCCGCGGCCAAGGTGAGGATGCGCTCGGTCTCCATCTCCGACGGGGAGTCTCCCACATTCGAGGTGAATGACGAGGCCATCGCCGAGGTGGTGGCCCTCTGGACAGGCATCCCCGTATCAAAGCTCACCTCTGAGGAAAAGGAGCGCCTCCTCAACCTTGAGGAGCACATGAAAGTCCGTGTGGTGGGCCAGGACGAGGCTGTGAAGATAGTGGCGCAGACCATAAGGATGGTGAGGATGGGGCTTGGAAATCCCAACAGGCCCGGAGGCATTTTCCTCTTCCTGGGGCCCACAGGTGTGGGCAAGACAGAACTTGCCAAGACCCTGGCCGATTTCATGTTCGGCAGTGAGAAGGAGATGATCAGGCTTGACATGTCGGAGTACATGGAAAAGCACGCCATCTCCCGGCTTATCGGCTCTCCGCCGGGGTATGTGGGCCACGATGAGGAGGGGCAGCTTACCAAGGCGGTGAGAACGAAGCCCTATTCGGTGGTGCTGCTGGACGAGGTCGAAAAGGCCCACCCCGAGGTTTTTGATCTCTTTCTGCAGGTTTTTGACGACGGCCGACTTACCGACGCAAAGGGGAGGACGGTGAACTTCACCAACACCATCATTATCCTCACCTCGAATATCGGCACCAGCAAGGTGGACAAGGACGGGAATACCAGGCTCCTGGAGACAGGTGATCCCCAGGTGCGGGAGGAAGTCTTCAAGGAGCTCAGGAAAGCCTTCAGGCCCGAGTTTATCAACAGGATCGACGAGATTATCATCTTCAACCCCCTGGGCCGCGAGAGCCTCAAGAACATCGTGGAGATAAGCATCCGCGAAGTGATGAAGCGCGTGAAAGAGAAGGGCATCACGCTTGATTTAGAAGAGAGCGCCTACGATCTCTTCCTCAGGATGGGCTACAACCCGGCATACGGTGCCAGGCCCCTCAAGAGGGCCATACAGACTTATCTTTCCAAGCCCCTGGCGGAGAAGATGCTCACCCTTGGCGAGGCCTTCACGGGCACGATTCTAGTCAGGGCCCCTGAAGGCGAAGAACGCGTTGAATTTGAGGTCCTCGGCGAACCTGCCGGTATTCCCGCGGGGACTATAGCAGGCGAGGGGGAGCCGCAGCGCCCGCCGGGAGGGCTCCCCGGAGACCTGAAGACCGATGGCGGCACCATGATAGGAGGTCCCGATGAAGGCTAA
- a CDS encoding FHA domain-containing protein translates to MKANIEVLSGPTDGETFSFKSSFDIGRDKTSNISLPMDRYISRRHARVLLAEPECFLEDLASTNGTFVNNARVHGRIILNNGQIFRVGRTWLQIEW, encoded by the coding sequence ATGAAGGCTAATATCGAGGTTTTAAGCGGTCCCACTGACGGGGAGACCTTTTCATTCAAGAGCTCCTTTGATATAGGGAGGGACAAGACCAGCAACATCTCCCTGCCGATGGACCGCTATATCTCCCGGCGCCACGCCCGGGTGCTTCTGGCGGAGCCCGAGTGTTTCCTCGAGGATCTGGCAAGCACCAACGGCACCTTCGTGAACAACGCCCGTGTCCATGGGAGGATAATATTGAACAATGGCCAAATTTTCCGGGTAGGGCGTACGTGGCTGCAGATAGAGTGGTAA